The Rhizorhabdus wittichii RW1 genome segment TTCGTCTGCGCGCGCCGGATTATCGGTACCGGGAAGCCGCTACTATGACGCGCACCATCCTGCTGGCGGCGACAACCGCATGCCTGGGCGGCGCGACCCTGTTTCTTGTCGGCTCCGCCAGCGAGGCGCGCGATTATGGAACGGCAGGGCAGGCCTTTCCGATCATCGAGCCTGACCTGCTTGCGACGATCGAGGCGCGGCTGCGCCATGCCGAAGCGAGCGGCGAACTGGCGCGAACCAATGCGCTCTTCGCCAAGCGGGTTGAGGCCAAGGTCCGGCGGCCTGATCCCGTCGCCGGTATCTCGCCGGCCCAGGAGACGCGCAGCTGGGATTTCGATCCCTCGGTTCGCATCGACCATGATGTCCGCGACCAAAAGGGGAATATGATCGCAAAGGCCGGTCAGAAGGTGAACCCGCTCGATTTCGTCGGCATTCATCAGGATCTTGTCTTTGTCGATGGGGAC includes the following:
- a CDS encoding Type-F conjugative transfer system protein TraW (TIGRFAM: Type-F conjugative transfer system protein TraW~KEGG: eli:ELI_04315 hypothetical protein) — translated: MTRTILLAATTACLGGATLFLVGSASEARDYGTAGQAFPIIEPDLLATIEARLRHAEASGELARTNALFAKRVEAKVRRPDPVAGISPAQETRSWDFDPSVRIDHDVRDQKGNMIAKAGQKVNPLDFVGIHQDLVFVDGDNAEQLDWACGKYSDVKAKIIFVKGSPIEAMSQRKRRFYFDQEGKLTGRFGIEHTPAVVSQAGRVMRVTEHALKGRAG